In Leptodactylus fuscus isolate aLepFus1 chromosome 2, aLepFus1.hap2, whole genome shotgun sequence, one genomic interval encodes:
- the SH3BGRL3 gene encoding SH3 domain-binding glutamic acid-rich-like protein 3, with translation MSLILYVTSVTHSRETKARQCEVKRIFETRGIKYDSVDISLDKCYLEEMRKKAGDPCAVPPQLCRGDKYIGGYTELVDAVEDGKLEELLAQD, from the exons ATGTCGCTGATTCTATATGTGACATCGGTGACCCACTCCCGAGAG ACAAAAGCTCGGCAGTGTGAAGTGAAGCGGATTTTCGAGACTAGAGGAATCAAATATGATTCAGTGGATATTTCCTTAGACAAATGCTATCTGGAAGAAATGCGAAAGAAGGCTGGAGACCCCTGTGCAGTCCCACCGCAGTTGTGCCGTGGAGATAAGTACATTGGG GGTTACACGGAGCTTGTGGATGCTGTGGAAGACGGCAAGTTGGAAGAGTTGCTAGCACAAGACTAA